A segment of the Capnocytophaga sp. ARDL2 genome:
AACAAATCGCTATCGCAGAGGTATTGTCCACGGCAGATGAGGAATTGGCATTGCAAAAACAATTGCTCGTGCAATACCAACAGCAGAAAAAAGCCCTTATGCAACAATTGCTTACGGGAAAGAAACGGTTGAGAATTGAGAATTGATCCCCAATATCTCGAGACAGGCAATTGAGAGGCGAGGACTTGTCCGACTGAGCGAAGCTAATCGAAAACTATGTGAACTATGATGTCTATGTGTTTAAAAAAGTATAGCGTCTTTGGTTTCTTCTAAAGCGAAGCGTCTCTGATTCCTAAAAAATCTCTGATTCTCAGTGGTGAAAAAAATAAAAATAAATAAAAAAATGTTTTTTACAGAAGATAATACCGCACAATTACCCGCACTGAAGTTACTCATCGACCTCGGGTACCAATACCTCACCCCAAGCGAAGCTCTCTCGGCTCGTGAAGGTAGAGAAAGCAATGTGCTGCTCACCGATATATTGCGTACACAATTGCAAAAAATAAATACCATAAAAATTGGTAGCAAACAGGCAGATTTTACCGATGCCAATATCCTCCGTGCCATAGACAAACTCAAAGAAATACCTTTGTCTGATGGTTTTGTACACGCCTGCAATAGCATTTACAACCTATTGCGTTTTGGTTGTGCATTGGAGCAAAGTATAGACGGCGACCGCAAGAGCCACACCCTGCAATACATCGACTGGAATTGTATAGAAAACAATGTGTTTCATGTAACAGAAGAGTTTACCGTAACGCGTATGGGGCGTAAAGACAGCTATAGACCCGATTTGGTACTGTTTGTAAACGGTATTCCGCTGGCGGTCATCGAGTCTAAAAGTCCTACAATCAAAGAACCCACGCGTGAAGCCATCTCGCAACACCTGAGAAATCAGATGGAAAACGGCATACAACCGCTCTATGTCTATTGTCAGCTATTGGGAAGTATCTCACTCACCGAAGCCAAATATGCTACCACCAACACCAAAGAAGAATTTTGGTCGGTGTGGAAAGAAAAACAACCACAGTATTTGCAAAACTTGCCTACATTGGTCAATCAAGAGCTATCAAAAACAGACGAAAGCAAGGTGTTTTTTCAGAGCAAACTTCGCAGAAATTCCGATTTTTTGCAATACAAAGAAAAATACCAACATACAGTAGGCATCACCGCTCAAGATACCATGATTTACGGACTTTTTAGCAAAGAACGACTATTGAGTCTTGTAAAAGATTTTGTGGTTTTTGAAGGAGGTGTATTGAAAAAAGTAGCGAGATTTCAACAGTTTTTTGCCATAAACAAAATCATAGACCGCATACAACACATAGAAAACGGCAAACGAAAAGGGGGAGTGGTATGGCATACGCAAGGTAGTGGAAAATCACTGACTATGGCAATGTTGGCACGCAAAATAAAAGAAACTATAATCAATCCGTTGATAGTGGTGGTAACAGATAGAGAAGAACTCGACAATCAGATTACCGCTACACTAAAAAAAGTAGAAATCGATGTTATCAACGCCAGTTCGGGCAAACATTTGGTCAATTTGTTGAAAAGCGATGGCGATTTTGTAACCACTACGATTGTCAATAAGTTTCAGGCAGCGGTAAAGAAAATGGGCAAAAAGCCACTCGACCATCCCAATGTATTTGTGTTGATAGACGAGGCACACCGCACCCAATACGGTGTTTTCAATACCAATATGGAACGCATATTGGAAAACGCTTGTTTTATAGTGTTTACAGGTACGCCTTTGATGAAAAAACAAAAATCTACTGCACAAAAATTTGGTGGTATCATCGATACCTACACCATCGTAGAAGCGGTAGAAGACAAGGCGATTGTACCTATTTTGTACGAAGGACGATTGGCGTTGCAAGAAATCAATCAAAAAATGATCGACAGAGGATTTGACCGCGTATCCGAAGGTCTGTCTGACTATCACAAAATGGAACTCAAACGCAAGTCCAACAACGCCCAATTGATTTCCAAAACCGAGCAAAACATCACAGAAATTGCATGGGATATTAGCAAACATTTTTCTCAAACCTGGGGAGTCAATCTGCAAGGGGTTCACTCAGGTTTTAGAGGTATGGTCGTTTGTCCAGACAAGCTCACTGCTGTGAAGTACAAAAAAGCCTTTGATGCTATAGGTTTGGTAAAAACCGAAGTGGTAATGTCGCCACCCGATACCAGAGAAAACAATGAAGATGTACACAGCAGTACTTCGAGCGAAGTGGTACAATACTACGAAATGCTGAAAACAAAGTATGGCAAAGACATAGAAAACGCCATCATACAGCAATATGAAAAAGGCGAAAGCATCGAATTGCTCATTGTGATAGACAAATTGCTTACTGGCTTTGATGTGCCTAGTACTACTGTGATGTATTTGTGTAGAAAATTACGAGAGCATACACTGTTACAAGCCATTGCCAGAGTAAATCGAGTGTATCCGGGCAAGGATTACGGATTTGTAATCGATTATGCAGGGATTATGCAAGAGTTGGAAGAAGCCTTGGCTACCTATTCCAACGAAGAAGATGCCATAGAAAAAATGGATATACAAAATACACTGACGCATATTGCAGCCAAAGTCGATAAATTGCCACAATTGTACGCCGATTTGTTGGCACATTTCAATTCTGTAAAAAACAAAAACGACTTAGAAGAATTTGTAGCCTATTTGTCGGATATTGAATTGAGAGAATCGTTTTACGAAAAATTTAGTCAATTTGCCAAAGTATTGAAAATGGCATTGGCTACAGTAGATTTTTATAAAAAGGTTTCCGAAGAAAAAATCAATCGATACAAAGACGATTTGAAGAAATTTGCTCAAATTCGTGCTACGGTAAACAATGTGTATACAGACGAAATCAGTTTTGCACCATACGAAAAGCAATTGCAAAATCTCTTGGATCAGCATGTGATTACAGAAGAAATCATTCGCCTTACAGAACAAGTAGATATCCTCGATACCAAAAAGTTTGATGAAGAGTTGAGCAAAATTGTAGGCAATCGAGCAAAAGCAGAAAAAATAGCATCGGCTACATCGAAATACATCAGCGAACGAAAAGATATCGACCCTGTGTGGTATCAGAAACTTTCCGAACTCATTCAAAAGACCATACTCGAAATGAGAGAAAACCGAATTTCTGATATAGAAGCCCTCAAGAGATTGCAAGAAATACGCAACGAAGTTACTGGAGTGAAAACGAAAGATGATATGCCAGAATCGGTTTCGAAAAAAATGAGAACCAAAGCCGTTTATCGCTTATTGACCAACGAAAACATAGAAGAAAGCGAACAAGTAACACTCTTTTTTGAAGAAATTTTGACTCAAGAAGAAGTTGTTGATTGGTACAAAAACAACGATGTAATCAATAGAATCGATTTACAATTGAGTGATTATTTGATGGATGTCATCGGATTGTCATTGAATAAGGCAGAAGAATTGTCGAAAAAATGTATAGAAATCGTCATTTCCAATGTAAAAGTTCAGAAATGATGGAAAAAAGCATTTATTACGGAACAAAAAAAATATATTTCGATCTGCAACATTCCGAACGAAAAACTATGGGAATAAAAGTAACCCCCGACGGTCATGTGTGGGTGAAAGTGCCGATAGCCACCAAAGAGCGAGAAGTAGAAGAATGGGTGATGAAAAAAGCACAATGGATACTAAAACAACAAGCCTTTTTTGCCCAAAGCGATTTTATAGATATCCATAGCGAAATAAAATCGGGTTACAGTGTTTTGTATATGGGTAGGCAATACAAACTATTGGTGAAAATTGCTTCAAAAGATGAGGTGTTTTATCAAGGAAATCTCTTTTTGGTACACGTGAAAAAAAAGCAAGACGCATCAAAAGTATTCTATCAATGGATGAAACACAGAGCTATGCAAAAGATTGTAGAAATAGCTCACCCATTGATGAAAAAATTTCTGAGAAAACACAGCGTTTCTTCCGAAATATCATTTCAAGAAATGCCTACCCGTTGGGGAAGTTGTACAGGGAAAAATAAATTGATTTTCAATCCAAAACTAATACACACCCCCAAGCGATGTATCGAATATGTGGTCGTACACGAACTCTGTCACTTGATTCACAAACACCACAACGAAGCATTTTTTAACTTGCTCACCACAGAGATGCCTGATTGGGAAAAACGAAAAGCCGTTTTGGATAGGTATAGAGTGAATGAAATTAACTACCTTTGCAGTTTTGAAAAACAAAAATAGCAATGTCAATAGCAACTCAAATACAAAACATACAATCTCAACTTCCAGAGCATGTAACCCTGGTTGCGGTATCGAAAACCAAACCGGTGGAAGACATTATGGAGGCATACAATGCAGGTCAGCGTGTGTTTGGAGAAAACAAAATCCAAGAAATGACCGAAAAATACGAGCAATTGCCTCGTGATATTCAATGGCATATGATTGGGCATGTTCAGACCAATAAGGTGAAATACATGGCAGGATATGTTGCAATGATTCATGGTGTGGACAGCTTGAAATTGTTGCTCGAAATCAATAAACAAGCAAAAAAATGGCGTCGTGTGATACCGTGTTTGTTGCAAGTGTTTATAGCTTCGGAAGAAACAAAATTTGGACTTTCGCAGGAAGAATTGTTGCAAATTATCCACAGCGAAGAGTTTAAAGCGTTGGAAAACATCAAAGTAGTAGGATTAATGGGTATGGCGTCGTTTACCGATGATGTCAAGAAAATCTTATCTGAGTTTACTACACTCAAGCATATTTTCGACTATGTGCAACCGTATCAATTGCCCAACTGTCATTTTACCCAATTGTCTATGGGAATGAGTGGTGATTACAAAATTGCTATAGAATGCGGAAGTACTATGGTACGCATCGGAAGTACTATTTTTGGAACAAGATAATCCCTATTCATCGTGTACGCAATCATAGATTTAGAAACCACAGGAGGAAAATTCAACGAAGAAGGAATTACCGAAATTGCCATTTACCGTTTTGATGGACAAGAAATTACCGACCAATTTATCAGCTTGGTAAATCCGGAAATTCCCATTCATCCCTATGTAACCAAACTTACGGGAATCAAAAATTCTATGCTTCGTTCGGCTCCAAAATTTTATGAAATAGCCAAGCGAATTGTAGAAATTACCCAAGATTGTACTTTGGTGGCACACAATGCAGGTTTTGATTATCGCGTGTTGCAATTAGAATTTCGCAGGTTGGGATATGATTTTCAGATGCCTTCGATTTGCACGGTAGAACTATCCAAACAACTTTTGCCTGATGCCGAGACATACAGTTTAGGAAAATTGGCTCGTTCGTTGGGAATTCCCGTAGCAGACAGACATCGTGCGTTTGGAGATGCACTTGCCACTTTGAAACTGTTCAAATTGTTGTTGGAAAAAGATCAATCTAAAGAAATTGTAAAGCAATCGGTAAAGACTATTTTACAGAAAGAATACGCCCCCAAATTGTTCAATATTTTGGAGCGATTGCCCTCTACAACAGGCGTTTTTTATGTCTATGATTACAATCAGAGCATCATTTATATTGGTAAAGCAACGAATATTCGCAAAAAAGTTTCTCAATTGTTTACCTCAGATTCCAAGTTGGGAAAACGTATTCAGCAAGATGTAGGAGCAATAACATTTGAAGAAACAGGCAATGAATTATTGGCTATTTTAAAAGAAAAAGAGGAAATTTCGATTATAAAACCTACATTGAATACCCTTCAAAAAAAGCCCATTTTTATCTGGAGTTTGTACTGGGATGACAATGAAAATCCAACCAAAGTAATCGTAGATAGAACAGACAACAGAAGAAAAGTATTAGAATCTTTCAAACATCAAAAAGATGCGTTGGAATATGCAAATAAAATCAATAAGTTGAAAAATATTGAATTGATAAAAGAACATTTCAAAGAGCAAAAAGTATTTTTTAATCAATTGATTATCATAATGAAAGGGAGGACAATCAATGAAAAAACAGCATTGGTTATAAAGAATAATAAATTTGAGGGGTATTGTTTCTTTGATTTGAATTATCAAATTCGCACGGAGCATATCCTCAATCAAATTTTAATACCTTTGACCAATAAAGACACGATGAATATCATCAAAAATTATTTGGCTACAAAAAATGATTATAAGTTGTTGTAAGATATAGCCACGAATAACATGAATTACGCAATGAAGTTATCTCTACTTTTAAATTTTAGATTTATTTCATGCATTCCCCTCTAAAAAGAAGGGGTGGTCGCAGACCGGAGTACATAAAAAGATAAATTTTTATAATTTTTTCTGTTGATTTGATTTTCGTTGATGTTTTTTTTGAATTATCAAAAAACAAAATTTGCGGTAATCTGTTTTAAACCGTAGGTTTAATCATTTCAGAAAAAATCTGTGATTATCTGCAAAATCTGCGTGAGAAAAAAAGTCAAGATGAATTCAATTTTTTTATCCAAAAATTAAATAATTCATGGAAATTTGTATAATTTGTGGCATAAAAAAGTTTGCACCGTAGGTGCTTGTGAAATAAAGATTTCCAAAAATGAAACGATTAAAATCAAAAAACGAATTACTCAAACAAAAGATATACATTATCATTTATGGAACGGGAACCGTTGCAGGTCGATTGTTTGATATTATTTTGTTGGGAGTAATCCTATTTAGTATGGTATTGGTGATGCTCGAATCAATAGAGCAAATTGATTCTAAGTATCACAATTTACTGATTTATGGAGAATACGTCATCACCATATTTTTTACGATAGAATACTTTCTAAGGATATATTCCAACAAGAAACCACTGAGTTATATCTTTAGTTTTTATGGTTTGATAGACCTCTTGGCGTTGCTACCAATGTACCTTTCGGTATTCATTCCCAATACGAGTTTTCTCATCACATTTAGAGCCTTGCGATTGTTGAGAATTTTTGTCATATTTGATATGATACCTATTTTAAACCAACAATGGCAACTTAAAGAAGCACTTAAACAGAGTAAGAATAAAATATTGGTATTCATTTATTTTATGATGGTTATTTCTGTGGTTTTGGGTACGCTAATGTTTATGATAGAAGGCAAAGAAAACGGCTTTGTTGATATTCCTACAAGTATTTATTGGTGTATCGTAACGATGACTACTGTGGGGTATGGCGATCTTGCTCCAACCACAGGAATCGGACAGTTTTTGGCTTCGATCATTATGATTATGGGTTACGGTATCATCGCTGTACCAACCGGAATCGTAACCTCGGAATATGGTAAACTTAACAAAAAAGAAAAGAAAAACAAAGTACAATGTACGCAGTGTTTCAAGAAAATAAAACAGCATAATTACTGCCCATATTGTGGTACAAAAATCATTGAAAAAGACACATGCAACGATACCTCATCATCATCATAGGACCTACTGCAATAGGAAAAACAGCCTTGGCAATTGAGTTGGCAAAGCGATTTTCTACGGAAATTATTTCCTGTGATAGCCGTCAGTTTTTCAAAGAAATGACCATTGGAACCGCTGTACCAAGTGAGGAAGAATTGGCTGCTGCACCACATCATTTCATTCAAAACAAAAGTATATTTTCGCATTATAATGTAGGAGAATTTATGGAAGAAGCACACGAGAAATTAAAAGAATTGTTTGCTAAAAATCCAGTGCAAATTATGGTGGGTGGTTCGGGTTTATATGTCAATGCAATGTTGTATGGAATCGACGAATTTCCAGAAGTTTCGCAAGAAATAAAAGACAAAATTGAAAGAAAATACAGCGAAGAAGGATTGGTATTTTTGCAAAGAGAATTAAAAGAAAAAGACCCTGATTATTTCGAACATTTGACCAAAGAAAATCCACAAACCTTACAAAATCCACAACGAATGCAACGTTTTTTGGCGGTTTGTTGTGCAGCCGATGCACCGTATTCATCATTTTTAAATCGACAAAAAAACGAATTGCCATATACACCTATTTTGGTCGGATTGACAGCCGATAGAGAAAAAATGTATGAGCGTATCAACAAGCGAGTGGATATTATGATGCAAAACGGATTGCTAAAAGAAGCAGAGCAGTTGTATCCACACAGAGATTTAAACGCATTGCAAACCGTAGGTTATCGAGAATTGTTTGATTATTTTGACGGAAAAGTATCGTTGGACGAAGCCGTAGAAAACATCAAAACCAACACCCGTAGATTTGCCAAACGCCAAAAGACCTGGTTCAAGCGATATGAAAATGTTTTGTGGTTTGATTATCAAATGCCAGTTGATGAAATTTTTGATGAAATAAATAATCACATTCCAACTTCGTAGGGGCGAATCATAATTCGACCGAAAACGATCGAATATCAAAATTTACACAGCAACCTATGTTTTCTTTCAAAGCGAAGTATCTTTGTTTTTTATAGTCTGCTCCATAGAAGCAATCTGTTAGTAACCAAGCTCCGTTAGGAGCGACCCATTAGTTAGAATGAAAAAGTTAAAATATACCGAAGATTGGAAAATAAATTTTCCACAATGTGACATCAGTTCACGGTTGAAAATCACAGAAATAAGCAATATTTTTCAAATCATAGCCAACAATCACGCCCATTTGTTAGAAATGGATTACCGACAGATGAGTGCCTACAATCAAGCGTGGGTGCTATCGGCTATGAGAATAGAATTGGAAAAACTTCCCACTTGGAATCAGACCATCAGCAATCACACATGGATACAAGAATATATCGACGGTAGAGCCATTCGAAATTTTGTGCAAAAGCACAACGACAAACCCTTTGCGAGTTTGTCCAGTCTTTGGGTGGTTATCAATACCGAAAAACGCAGACCTGAACCTTTGGCTGTTGATATCAGTGGCATTGAATTTTTTCCCCATGAAAAAGTAACACAATCGCCCATTCAACGTTTGAATATACAATTGGAAGCTCAAGAGATTCAACAACGCAAAGTTCTATATTCAGATTTGGATGTAGTAGGACATGTAAACAATATCAAGTACATGGAGTGGTGCTTGGATTTATTGCCCATAGACTTTCACCTAAAGAAAAAAATTAAAGCCATTGATTTGAACTACCTACGCGAACTAAACTTTGGCGCTGAAGTAACCATCTATCAAACCCAACAAGAAGATGGGATATATTTTTACATAAAAAAAGCCGAAACCATCGTTTTTGCGATGAGAGTAGAGGAGAGGTAAAATTTATCGAAAGAAGAAAAAAAATCAAAAAATAATAGTAAATTTGTAAAAATATTTAAATAAACACACAATGGAATTTACAGAAAACTTCAAAAAATCAAACAATTTTAGAATAGAAGGTCAAATGTTGTATATTATTGACGAAAACGGAAAAGAATTAGAACTTTTCGTAGGTTTTGACGTATTGACAGCAAGATGGTCAGAAGAAGGACGTTTAATCGTAGTATCTACTGGAGGAAATGTACGTTCGTATGAAAATGAAACAGAATACATCTCAATCTAAAGATAAATAATAATTGTTTGTAATACAATAAAATAATCACATTAGCTGTTTGAAAAGCAATACTAACGATTTCAAACAGCTTTTTTTATGAAATTATGTACAGTAAAGAAGAAGTAAGATTACTCAAAAAAAAGTTTTGGACAGATTTTGCATCGGCATATCCAAAAAAATGGTTGTTATTTGATACAAAAATCAAAGATTTTGCTTTTAAGTTTTATGTTGATAACAAAAAGGCTCAAGTAGCTCTTGAAATTGAACCCAAAGACGAAAATCTAAGAAAAATCTATTACGAAAAAATAGAATCTTTACGTACATTGCTTTGGGAAAATCATGTACCAGATGCTATTTTAGAACGAAATTATCATCTAGACAACGGCAAATGCATTAGTCGTATATGGGTAGAAATGCCCAATGTATCCTTGCACAAACCCGATACCTGGAAACAAATTTTTGATTTCTTTTATAAAGAAATGACCAATTTCGAAGAGTTTTACGAAGAATATTCAGATTATATCAAAGACCTCGAACTCAATACGTAATATTATGAAGGTAAAGATTTTCATCCTCATTTTCTTTGCGTTGCTCTTTTCAACAAAGAGTACGGCTCAGTATGACGATTCTTTACCTTCAGATCAGTACATGGACTCCTTTGTACGTGCTCCACGTACTACCAAAATAGGCAAATTGTTAAAAAAATACACCTATAGAATACCCAATAAACCATTGACAAGCAAGCCTAAAGCCTCACAAGAAGTACAACCAGATTACGTGGTACAAAACGGAAAAGTGATACGTAATATCATCATCAACAGTTACGATCCCTTTGGAGCTAATTTTAAAAATCCCAATCGTAAAACCAATAAATTTGAAAAAATAGGAAATGTTCTACATGGTAAAACGAAAAATTTTACCATTCGAAACCTCCTGTTGTTCAAAAAAAACGACACATTTTCTGCTGATAAAATAGTAGAATCCGAACGATTGTTACGTAGTTTGGGTTACATACGCACAGCAGAAATTTCTATAGATTCTACTTATGTAAGCAAAGATTCTGTTGATGTGATCATCAATACACTCGATGCATGGGCAATTTATGCAAACGGTTCTATGTCCACTTCTTCTTTACGACTCAATACCTATACGAGAAATTTTGTAGGTTTAGGTCATTATTTTTCAGTACAATACCGTACCCGATTTAAAGAAGATCTTCATGGGTATAATTTTCGTTACATCATCCCAAATATAGCAAAACAGTACATAACGTTTCACACGCAATACCATAAGGATTTAGGCGGAAATTATAATAAGTTTATTCAACTCAACAGAGATTTTTATTCCCCATTAGCAAACTGGGCAGGAGGTATCTATCTCGCTCAGACTTTTTACAGAGATTCAGTACCTGATCTGACCAATTCGTATTTTATCAATCAAGATTTTAAATACAACGAATACAATACGTGGGCAGGTACAGCCATACCAATTTCTGAGAAACAAGACATCAACAATCGGGTAAATTTGTATATAGCTGCAAAATACAATCATCGAAAATATACTTCAGAACCCAATTTGTATTACGATCCATACAATCATTTTTCAGACCATCAGTTGCTATTATTTGCAACAGGAATCAACTCGTATTCGTATAAAAAAGAACGCTATCTCTTTTATGACAATAGGGTAGAAGACATTCCAGTAGGAAAGCGACTGAGATTTACGTATGGTTTTCAGTGGAAAAATCAGCAAAAATTACCTTATTACAGTTTGTCGTACACTTATGCAAACCAGTATTCGTTTGGATATATCAGCAATACGTTGCAGTACGGAACTTTCAGACAAAATCAACAAAATACCCAAGGCGTATTTCGAGCAGAAACACTATATTTTTCTCATTTACAACAATTGGGCAATTGGAAATTTAGACATTTTATTTACCATGATTTTGTCTATGGAATCAATCGACTTGATTACGAAAAGGATCGAATCAGTATCAACGGACATCACGGGATTACAGGCTTTTCGAGCTATCATCTCAGAGGTACTCAAAAGACTACACTCACTTTGCAAACACAGAGCTATTCTCCTTATTCCCTTATGGGATTTAGGTTCAATCCCTTTATAAATCTGTCCGTTGGAATGATCAATTCGCATCAGTCACAGCTCTTTAAAAATGAGCCTTATACAAAAATAGGATTAGGCGTCCAGATTACCAACGATTATCTAACCCTTAGTAGGTTCAATCTGTCCATTTCCTATTTCCCACACATCCCCGATAGAGGATATAATATATTTGAATTTAATAAATTGCGAAATGATGATTTCAATTATCACCATTTTCAAATCGGCGAACCCAACTCGGTTCCCTATCACTGATTTGGGCGTGCCCCGCCCTATATTCTCAACGGTGTTAAAGGGCGGGTCGCGTCGTCCGCTGTATCTTTTGTGTTGGCTATCGCCTCCACAAAAGGATGTCGCTCCCATCGCTCACGCGTAGAAAGATTTTAGTTTAGCATTTTTTATATTTTTAATATTACGATTTAAACCCTATCTTTGTAGAAATAAAGATTTACCATGAAAAAAATACTATTTGCAGCATGTATGGCTATTACAATGATAGCATGTAAAGACAAAAATACCACGCAAACTTCAGATAATACAGAAATAGAGCAAACTATGAATGCTGAAAAACACTATTTTTCTGACGAAACCAATCGAGAAATTCTCACCACATTGGAGGGAAATCAACTTTCTTTCGAGGAAATTATCAATCAACAAAAAGGAAAATTGACCGTAGTAGAAATTTGGGCAAGTTGGTGTCCTGATTGTATCAAAGGCTTTCCAAAGTTGGAAGAATTACAAGAAAATTTCCCAGATTTAAACTTTGTTTTTGTTTCATTAGACAAAACTCCAGAAGATTGGAAAGCAGCTATTGAAAAATACAACTTGAAAGGAAACCATTTTTATATCCAACAAAAAATGAAAGAATCATTCGGAACATCGGTTGCTCTGGATTGGATTCCTAGATATATTTTGGTGAACAAAGACGGAAGTATCATCAATTTCAAGGCAATTACCGCAGACGAAGAAGCCTTTATCAACGATATTAAAGCACATTACAACAATTAATTTATGAGACATACCATTGTAGCGGGTAACTGGAAAATGCACAAAAATGCAGCAGAAACTCAGCAATTTGTAAACGATTTAATCGAAAATATGCCCAACGGAAAAGAAGTGGAAGTAATCATTGCTCCACCTTTTACCAATTTATTAATTGCAACCCAAACTTTAGAGCATACCAATATAGGAGTAGCTGCTCAGAATATGCACCAAGCAGAAGGCGGTGCTTTTACGGGCGAAATTTCTGCCGATATGTTGAAAAGCGTAGGGGTAAATACTGTAATTTTGGGTCATTCGGAAAGAAGACAATATTTCAAAGAAACCAATGCTTTGTTGGCAAATAAAGTAGATACCGCTTTGAGACACAATATGCGCGTAATTTTCTGCGTAGGAGAAGAGCTAAACGACCGCAAAAACAAGCAACACCTCAATGTGGTGTATTATCAATTGAAAGATTCTTTGTTTCACTTGCCAAAATCGGCTTGGAACAACATTGTTTTGGCTTATGAACCTGTATGGGCAATTGGTACAGGCGAAACA
Coding sequences within it:
- a CDS encoding type I restriction endonuclease subunit R, whose protein sequence is MFFTEDNTAQLPALKLLIDLGYQYLTPSEALSAREGRESNVLLTDILRTQLQKINTIKIGSKQADFTDANILRAIDKLKEIPLSDGFVHACNSIYNLLRFGCALEQSIDGDRKSHTLQYIDWNCIENNVFHVTEEFTVTRMGRKDSYRPDLVLFVNGIPLAVIESKSPTIKEPTREAISQHLRNQMENGIQPLYVYCQLLGSISLTEAKYATTNTKEEFWSVWKEKQPQYLQNLPTLVNQELSKTDESKVFFQSKLRRNSDFLQYKEKYQHTVGITAQDTMIYGLFSKERLLSLVKDFVVFEGGVLKKVARFQQFFAINKIIDRIQHIENGKRKGGVVWHTQGSGKSLTMAMLARKIKETIINPLIVVVTDREELDNQITATLKKVEIDVINASSGKHLVNLLKSDGDFVTTTIVNKFQAAVKKMGKKPLDHPNVFVLIDEAHRTQYGVFNTNMERILENACFIVFTGTPLMKKQKSTAQKFGGIIDTYTIVEAVEDKAIVPILYEGRLALQEINQKMIDRGFDRVSEGLSDYHKMELKRKSNNAQLISKTEQNITEIAWDISKHFSQTWGVNLQGVHSGFRGMVVCPDKLTAVKYKKAFDAIGLVKTEVVMSPPDTRENNEDVHSSTSSEVVQYYEMLKTKYGKDIENAIIQQYEKGESIELLIVIDKLLTGFDVPSTTVMYLCRKLREHTLLQAIARVNRVYPGKDYGFVIDYAGIMQELEEALATYSNEEDAIEKMDIQNTLTHIAAKVDKLPQLYADLLAHFNSVKNKNDLEEFVAYLSDIELRESFYEKFSQFAKVLKMALATVDFYKKVSEEKINRYKDDLKKFAQIRATVNNVYTDEISFAPYEKQLQNLLDQHVITEEIIRLTEQVDILDTKKFDEELSKIVGNRAKAEKIASATSKYISERKDIDPVWYQKLSELIQKTILEMRENRISDIEALKRLQEIRNEVTGVKTKDDMPESVSKKMRTKAVYRLLTNENIEESEQVTLFFEEILTQEEVVDWYKNNDVINRIDLQLSDYLMDVIGLSLNKAEELSKKCIEIVISNVKVQK
- a CDS encoding M48 family metallopeptidase, producing MEKSIYYGTKKIYFDLQHSERKTMGIKVTPDGHVWVKVPIATKEREVEEWVMKKAQWILKQQAFFAQSDFIDIHSEIKSGYSVLYMGRQYKLLVKIASKDEVFYQGNLFLVHVKKKQDASKVFYQWMKHRAMQKIVEIAHPLMKKFLRKHSVSSEISFQEMPTRWGSCTGKNKLIFNPKLIHTPKRCIEYVVVHELCHLIHKHHNEAFFNLLTTEMPDWEKRKAVLDRYRVNEINYLCSFEKQK
- a CDS encoding YggS family pyridoxal phosphate-dependent enzyme — encoded protein: MSIATQIQNIQSQLPEHVTLVAVSKTKPVEDIMEAYNAGQRVFGENKIQEMTEKYEQLPRDIQWHMIGHVQTNKVKYMAGYVAMIHGVDSLKLLLEINKQAKKWRRVIPCLLQVFIASEETKFGLSQEELLQIIHSEEFKALENIKVVGLMGMASFTDDVKKILSEFTTLKHIFDYVQPYQLPNCHFTQLSMGMSGDYKIAIECGSTMVRIGSTIFGTR
- a CDS encoding exonuclease domain-containing protein, whose amino-acid sequence is MYAIIDLETTGGKFNEEGITEIAIYRFDGQEITDQFISLVNPEIPIHPYVTKLTGIKNSMLRSAPKFYEIAKRIVEITQDCTLVAHNAGFDYRVLQLEFRRLGYDFQMPSICTVELSKQLLPDAETYSLGKLARSLGIPVADRHRAFGDALATLKLFKLLLEKDQSKEIVKQSVKTILQKEYAPKLFNILERLPSTTGVFYVYDYNQSIIYIGKATNIRKKVSQLFTSDSKLGKRIQQDVGAITFEETGNELLAILKEKEEISIIKPTLNTLQKKPIFIWSLYWDDNENPTKVIVDRTDNRRKVLESFKHQKDALEYANKINKLKNIELIKEHFKEQKVFFNQLIIIMKGRTINEKTALVIKNNKFEGYCFFDLNYQIRTEHILNQILIPLTNKDTMNIIKNYLATKNDYKLL
- a CDS encoding ion transporter; translated protein: MKRLKSKNELLKQKIYIIIYGTGTVAGRLFDIILLGVILFSMVLVMLESIEQIDSKYHNLLIYGEYVITIFFTIEYFLRIYSNKKPLSYIFSFYGLIDLLALLPMYLSVFIPNTSFLITFRALRLLRIFVIFDMIPILNQQWQLKEALKQSKNKILVFIYFMMVISVVLGTLMFMIEGKENGFVDIPTSIYWCIVTMTTVGYGDLAPTTGIGQFLASIIMIMGYGIIAVPTGIVTSEYGKLNKKEKKNKVQCTQCFKKIKQHNYCPYCGTKIIEKDTCNDTSSSS
- the miaA gene encoding tRNA (adenosine(37)-N6)-dimethylallyltransferase MiaA, translated to MQRYLIIIIGPTAIGKTALAIELAKRFSTEIISCDSRQFFKEMTIGTAVPSEEELAAAPHHFIQNKSIFSHYNVGEFMEEAHEKLKELFAKNPVQIMVGGSGLYVNAMLYGIDEFPEVSQEIKDKIERKYSEEGLVFLQRELKEKDPDYFEHLTKENPQTLQNPQRMQRFLAVCCAADAPYSSFLNRQKNELPYTPILVGLTADREKMYERINKRVDIMMQNGLLKEAEQLYPHRDLNALQTVGYRELFDYFDGKVSLDEAVENIKTNTRRFAKRQKTWFKRYENVLWFDYQMPVDEIFDEINNHIPTS